Proteins from one Aureimonas sp. SA4125 genomic window:
- the dgcA gene encoding N-acetyl-D-Glu racemase DgcA, with the protein MARRLSVTVESFELAAAFTIARGSKREAVVVIATIEDGATTGRGECVPYARYGESIDSVRQTIETARAAIENGISRQELQRLMPAGAARNAVDCALWDLEARLSGRSVASLICPAPLRALETAYTISLGSPEEMAAATRAAAGRKLLKIKVGAASGDIDRIRAVHAAAGGARLILDANEGWTEANLAENMQAAAAAGAVLVEQPLPAGSDAILADLPHAVPVCADESLHKTTDLAALRSRYDFVNVKLDKTGGLTEAIALVTEARNLGFGVMVGCMVASSLSMAPAVLLGQGADIIDLDGPLLMKVDRPAGLVYAGSTVQPPTAALWGG; encoded by the coding sequence ATGGCGCGTCGTCTTTCTGTAACAGTCGAGAGCTTCGAACTGGCTGCGGCCTTCACCATCGCCCGAGGTTCCAAGCGCGAAGCCGTCGTCGTCATCGCCACCATCGAGGATGGGGCGACCACCGGTCGGGGCGAATGCGTGCCCTATGCGCGCTATGGGGAAAGTATCGACAGCGTTCGCCAGACGATCGAAACCGCCCGCGCCGCGATCGAGAACGGCATCTCGCGCCAGGAGCTGCAGCGCCTGATGCCGGCGGGCGCCGCCCGCAATGCCGTGGATTGCGCCCTTTGGGACCTCGAGGCCAGGCTTTCCGGCCGCAGCGTCGCGTCGCTGATCTGCCCGGCACCCCTTCGCGCGCTGGAAACGGCCTACACCATCTCGCTCGGTTCGCCCGAGGAAATGGCTGCAGCCACGAGAGCCGCCGCCGGACGCAAGCTCCTCAAGATCAAGGTCGGCGCGGCCAGTGGCGATATCGATCGCATCCGCGCCGTGCATGCCGCCGCCGGTGGTGCACGGCTCATTCTCGACGCGAACGAGGGCTGGACCGAGGCAAACCTTGCCGAGAACATGCAGGCCGCCGCTGCCGCCGGCGCCGTCCTCGTCGAGCAGCCCTTGCCGGCGGGGAGCGACGCGATCCTGGCGGATCTCCCGCATGCCGTCCCCGTCTGCGCCGACGAGTCGCTGCACAAGACGACAGACCTCGCCGCCCTGCGCAGCCGCTACGACTTCGTCAACGTCAAGCTCGACAAGACCGGCGGGCTGACCGAGGCCATCGCGCTCGTGACGGAAGCACGCAACCTCGGCTTCGGCGTCATGGTCGGCTGCATGGTCGCGTCGTCGCTGTCGATGGCGCCCGCAGTGCTGCTCGGACAGGGCGCCGACATCATCGATCTCGACGGCCCCCTGCTGATGAAGGTCGACCGGCCCGCGGGCCTCGTCTACGCCGGATCCACCGTCCAGCCGCCGACGGCGGCGCTCTGGGGTGGCTGA
- a CDS encoding ABC transporter permease, translating into MTADMVESSDAALRVEADGRKTVAPVLVADKEEGGLVLALSGDWLARTIGSIEKTVAETGAADLGRAVTLDCGGIGKIDTAGAYLVEQLTRNLGDRGAAVEVSGVSAKDNALFDAVRSSMDRERPEPARRQGSIVTAAFAAVGSGVFAIRDEIVIGLNIIGASIIGAGRRATGKTQVRLPAIITQMDRMGVRAVPIIALMSFLIGAIIAQQGAFQLRNFGAEIFVVDLVGILQLREIGVLLTAIMIAGRSGSAITAEIGSMKMREEVDALQVIGLNPIGVLVFPRLVALTLVLPLLAFIADIMGLAGAITVTWLYSGIPPAAFLQRLREAVDLGTIAAGLIKAPFMAIIIGVVASAEGMKVGGSAESLGLHVTASVVKSIFLVILVDGFFAIFYASISF; encoded by the coding sequence ATGACGGCGGATATGGTGGAGAGTTCGGACGCGGCCCTTCGCGTCGAGGCAGACGGGCGAAAGACGGTCGCTCCGGTCCTCGTCGCCGACAAGGAAGAGGGCGGGCTCGTGCTTGCCCTCAGCGGCGACTGGCTCGCCCGCACCATCGGCTCGATCGAAAAGACCGTTGCCGAGACAGGCGCGGCGGACCTTGGGCGCGCCGTGACGCTCGATTGCGGCGGGATCGGCAAGATCGATACTGCCGGTGCCTATCTCGTCGAGCAGCTGACGCGCAATCTCGGCGACCGGGGCGCCGCGGTCGAGGTGTCCGGCGTGAGCGCGAAGGACAATGCTCTGTTCGACGCGGTCCGCTCGTCGATGGACCGCGAACGGCCGGAGCCGGCACGGCGCCAGGGCTCGATTGTGACGGCAGCCTTCGCCGCCGTGGGTTCCGGCGTCTTCGCCATTCGCGACGAAATCGTCATCGGCCTCAACATCATCGGCGCATCGATCATTGGCGCCGGACGGCGCGCGACGGGCAAGACGCAGGTGCGCTTGCCCGCGATCATCACGCAGATGGACCGGATGGGCGTGCGCGCCGTGCCGATCATCGCGCTGATGAGTTTCCTGATCGGCGCCATCATCGCCCAGCAGGGCGCCTTCCAGCTGCGCAACTTCGGCGCGGAGATCTTCGTCGTCGATCTCGTCGGCATCCTGCAATTGCGCGAGATCGGCGTCCTTCTCACCGCCATCATGATCGCCGGCCGCTCGGGCAGCGCCATCACGGCCGAGATCGGCTCCATGAAGATGCGCGAGGAAGTCGATGCGCTGCAGGTCATCGGCCTCAATCCGATCGGCGTCCTCGTCTTTCCCCGGCTGGTCGCGCTGACGCTGGTGCTGCCGCTTCTCGCCTTCATCGCCGACATCATGGGCCTTGCCGGCGCGATCACCGTCACCTGGCTCTATTCCGGCATTCCGCCGGCCGCGTTCCTCCAGCGCCTGCGCGAAGCCGTCGATCTCGGCACGATCGCAGCCGGCCTGATCAAGGCGCCGTTCATGGCGATCATCATCGGCGTCGTCGCCTCGGCGGAAGGCATGAAAGTCGGCGGCAGCGCCGAGAGCCTCGGCCTGCACGTCACGGCCTCGGTCGTCAAATCCATCTTCCTCGTCATTCTCGTCGACGGTTTCTTTGCGATTTTCTATGCATCCATCAGCTTCTGA
- a CDS encoding glycosyltransferase family 1 protein, translating to MRILIATDAWKPQVNGVVRTLSSLAGELRQRGHEVLIVSPEDFRTFPMPTYPEIRLALAGAGRLARIIADFDPQAIHVATEGPVGLAARRAALRGGRSFTTSFHTRFPEYLSRRLPVPENLSYAFLRWFHAPASACLVPTEAVRRDLGARGFGKLVTWTRGVDRSVFRPRAPIDFGLPGPIFLTVSRIAPEKNIEAFLDLDLPGSKVVVGGGPGLADMMRRYPAVHFTGSQTGEALARHYSSADVFVFPSKTDTFGIVLIEALACGAPVASYREPGPLDVIAGTAAGSMSDDLQSACLAALKLDRAVALERSRAFTWAACADIFLGTIRSRATEPALALAV from the coding sequence ATGCGCATCCTGATCGCGACGGACGCCTGGAAGCCGCAAGTCAACGGGGTGGTGAGGACCTTGTCGAGCCTTGCGGGCGAACTGCGCCAGCGCGGCCACGAGGTGCTGATCGTCTCGCCGGAGGATTTCCGGACCTTTCCCATGCCGACCTATCCGGAAATTCGGCTGGCGCTCGCCGGCGCCGGACGGCTGGCAAGGATCATCGCCGATTTCGATCCGCAGGCTATCCATGTCGCGACCGAAGGCCCCGTCGGCCTTGCGGCACGGCGCGCGGCGCTGCGCGGCGGCCGGAGTTTCACCACGAGCTTCCACACCCGCTTTCCCGAATATCTCAGCCGTCGCCTGCCGGTTCCCGAAAACCTGAGTTACGCCTTCCTGCGTTGGTTCCATGCGCCGGCCAGCGCCTGCCTGGTGCCGACGGAGGCGGTGCGCCGCGATCTTGGCGCGCGCGGCTTCGGCAAACTCGTGACCTGGACGCGCGGCGTCGACCGGAGCGTCTTCAGGCCCAGGGCGCCGATCGATTTCGGCCTGCCCGGGCCGATCTTCCTGACCGTCTCGCGGATCGCGCCGGAGAAGAACATCGAGGCGTTTCTCGACCTCGACCTGCCCGGCTCGAAAGTGGTCGTCGGCGGCGGGCCGGGACTGGCCGACATGATGCGGCGCTATCCCGCGGTGCATTTCACGGGATCGCAGACCGGTGAGGCGCTGGCACGGCACTATTCCAGCGCCGACGTCTTCGTCTTTCCCTCCAAGACCGACACGTTCGGCATCGTCCTGATCGAGGCGCTGGCCTGCGGCGCGCCAGTCGCTTCCTATCGCGAGCCGGGCCCCCTCGACGTGATTGCGGGAACGGCCGCCGGGTCCATGTCGGATGATCTGCAGAGCGCCTGCCTCGCCGCGCTCAAGCTTGATCGCGCCGTCGCCCTCGAGCGCTCCCGGGCCTTCACCTGGGCGGCCTGTGCCGACATCTTTCTCGGCACGATCCGGTCCCGGGCCACGGAGCCCGCACTCGCCCTGGCGGTCTGA
- a CDS encoding UDP-2,3-diacylglucosamine diphosphatase: MQQLKTTRHLRTLFISDVHLGSKAAQAELLIEFLRLHDAEKIYLVGDIVDGWRLKRSWHWPQSHNDVVQKLLRKARKGTEIVYIPGNHDEFLRGFPGQHFGGIEVKQNDVHVTADGRRFLVMHGDEFDVVVRNARLIAYLGDWAYDTAIAVNVVFNKIRRVLGFPYWSLSSWAKLKVKNAVNFIGTFETALAEEAARHGCDGVICGHIHHAQIARRAGIEYVNTGDWVESCTAIAERHDGSLELIHWTTLPQEARAPEAGIAEDAVGTAAVEAA, encoded by the coding sequence ATGCAGCAGCTGAAGACGACTCGGCATTTGCGGACCCTCTTTATTTCCGATGTGCACCTCGGCTCCAAGGCCGCACAGGCCGAGTTGCTGATCGAATTCCTGCGCCTGCACGATGCCGAGAAGATCTACCTCGTCGGCGACATCGTCGACGGCTGGCGCCTGAAGCGCAGCTGGCACTGGCCGCAAAGCCATAACGACGTGGTGCAGAAGCTGCTGCGCAAGGCGCGCAAGGGCACCGAGATCGTCTACATCCCCGGCAATCACGACGAATTCCTGCGCGGCTTTCCCGGGCAGCATTTCGGTGGCATCGAGGTCAAGCAGAACGACGTCCACGTCACCGCCGACGGGCGCCGGTTTCTCGTGATGCACGGCGACGAGTTCGACGTCGTCGTCCGCAATGCGCGGCTGATCGCCTATCTCGGCGACTGGGCCTATGACACGGCGATCGCCGTCAATGTCGTCTTCAACAAGATCCGCCGCGTCCTCGGCTTTCCCTACTGGTCGCTCTCGTCCTGGGCCAAGCTGAAGGTCAAGAACGCCGTCAACTTCATCGGCACCTTCGAGACCGCACTGGCCGAGGAGGCGGCACGCCACGGCTGCGACGGCGTGATCTGCGGCCACATCCACCATGCGCAGATCGCCCGTCGCGCCGGCATCGAATACGTGAACACCGGCGACTGGGTGGAAAGCTGCACGGCGATTGCCGAGCGTCACGACGGCTCGCTGGAACTCATCCACTGGACCACCCTGCCGCAAGAGGCGCGGGCGCCCGAAGCCGGCATCGCCGAGGACGCCGTGGGCACGGCGGCGGTCGAGGCGGCCTGA